The following proteins come from a genomic window of Dreissena polymorpha isolate Duluth1 chromosome 1, UMN_Dpol_1.0, whole genome shotgun sequence:
- the LOC127853568 gene encoding probable ubiquitin-conjugating enzyme E2 7 codes for MATDQSALLLRKQLADLNKNPVEGFSAGPVDDSDIYKWEVVIIGPQDTLYEGGMFKALLTFSKDYPQKPPKMRFTTEMWHPNIEKDGSVCISILHEPGDDKWGYESASERWLPIHTVETIIVSVISMLAEPNDQSPANVDAAKMWREHFDEFKKKVSRTVRRSQEEFE; via the exons ATGGCTACCGACCAGTCGGCTCTCCTACTAAGAAAACAGCTGGCAG ATCTGAACAAAAACCCAGTCGAGGGTTTTTCTGCTGGTCCGGTGGACGACAGTGATATTTACAAGTGGGAAGTTGTGATAATTGGACCACAGGACACTCTCTA tGAGGGGGGGATGTTCAAGGCGTTACTTACGTTTTCAAAAGACTATCCACAGAAGCCACCCAAGATGAGGTTTACCACTGAAATGTGGCACCCAAACA TTGAGAAGGATGGGTCTGTGTGTATATCTATCCTGCATGAGCCCGGTGATGACAAGTGGGGGTATGAGAGTGCCTCAGAGCGGTGGCTTCCCATCCACACAGTGGAGACCATCATAGTGAGTGTCATCTCCATGCTGGCAGAGCCGAATGACCAGTCACCCGCCAATGTGGATGCTGCC aaaatgtGGAGAGAACATTTTGATGAATTTAAGAAGAAGGTGTCAAGAACTGTACGAAGAAGTCAGGAGGAATTTGAATGA